In Centropristis striata isolate RG_2023a ecotype Rhode Island chromosome 15, C.striata_1.0, whole genome shotgun sequence, a genomic segment contains:
- the LOC131986152 gene encoding dapper 1-like encodes MSLQKLPGYFGVMLPAFSLPMKAERSRNKERLEASLAGLCELELLKQRQECRVLSALCLGDSPAPGRPPWGALRSARCALDAPNGDASGEQNSKLQTSSLQCMSWGTKASLERQVAELKVNTEVQSADSPTDPEDRQLTSAPKGTVETETGETWLPDPARWAMVTDALGMIKDINPNQEDYQQAQKVETYIFGLIQRRALPTRSSKLRTSLAHDARAVSVVRQSSLCRKEEQHSPKQVSVQETCTPSQCSEGTAPENCHTGTGFTEDFTPLYHHNLQQSNQHQPGLFHRPRQASMINTSCSTLMDYPSCRVLQATPDSSNSEPDSPQHFHNYPSPLALSKPPQPLSPDEQLVNAEYIPAQPCRASTRAYAHQHPNSHKGSGVTQPNRSAYSQERSHYHQEQQPTASQIQPSRSRGGPKKSRSNEDRNGASRKPGKKACRSQSENSLQRVPDRKYNTVERDGGGSGSGGRGSRSSQSRSKKQQQGGGGCRRWQSTLELSQDEADQPAMQAPMQGSSASNQRDHCTRRMRKSRPTHAHNAHPHQHQSHHQHMEYQLEREQVPLCQPSEEYPHPRQGESESSMSEADSPDSSSLSSDSDESGGLVWPQQLPPQLSLPSPSAPTGASLQPKAFVKIKASHALKKKILRFRTGSLKVMTTV; translated from the exons ATGTCTTTACAAAAGCTACCAGGATATTTTGGAGTCATGTTGCCAGCTTTCTCTCTGCCCATGAAAGCCGAGCGCAGTCGGAATAAGGAGCGGCTGGAGGCCAGTTTGGCTGGTTTATGTGAGCTGGAGCTGCTCAAACAGAGGCAAGAATGCCGGGTGCTCAGCGCCCTCTGCCTCGGGGACTCTCCGGCTCCCGGCCGTCCGCCTTGGGGAGCTCTACGGTCGGCCCGCTGCGCCCTGGACGCACCAAACGGCGACGCGTCGGGGGAGCAGAACTCCAAGCTGCAAACT AGCAGTCTCCAGTGTATGTCCTGGGGTACGAAGGCATCTTTAGAACGACAGGTAGCAGAGCTGAAGGTGAACACCGAGGTCCAATCAGCAGATTCCCCTACTGATCCAGAGGACAGGCAACTCACTTCAG CACCCAAGGGCACAGTGGAGACTGAGACAGGAGAAACATGGCTGCCGGACCCAGCACGATGGGCCATGGTTACTGACGCTTTGGGGATGATAAAGGACATCAACCCCAATCAGGAAGATTATCAACAAGCTCAAAAAGTTGAGACTTATATCTTTGGATTGATCCAACGGCGAGCTCTACCCACACGCTCCTCAAAGCTGCGCACCAGCCTGGCACATGATGCACGAGCTGTTAGTGTGGTGAGGCAGAGTAGTTTATGCCGCAAGGAGGAACAACATTCACCAAAGCAGGTGTCTGTTCAAGAGACCTGTACTCCTTCCCAGTGTTCAGAGGGAACTGCTCCAGAGAATTGCCATACAGGGACAGGATTTACTGAAGATTTCACACCTCTGTACCACCACAATCTTCAGCAAAGTAACCAGCATCAACCAGGGCTTTTTCACAGGCCAAGGCAGGCCTCCATGATTAACACCTCGTGCTCAACATTGATGGACTATCCATCTTGCAGAGTGCTGCAAGCCACCCCAGACTCCAGCAATAGTGAGCCGGATTCACCCCAACACTTCCACAACTACCCTTCCCCTCTAGCTCTGTCAAAGCCTCCCCAACCACTTTCACCTGATGAGCAGCTGGTCAACGCGGAGTATATTCCAGCCCAGCCTTGCCGAGCTTCCACCAGGGCTTATGCCCATCAACATCCCAACTCACACAAGGGATCTGGGGTGACTCAACCCAACCGAAGTGCATATTCTCAAGAAAGAAGCCATTACCATCAAGAGCAGCAGCCCACAGCATCCCAGATCCAACCCTCCAGGTCACGAGGGGGCCCGAAGAAGTCTCGCTCAAATGAAGACAGAAATGGTGCCAGCAGAAAGCCAGGGAAGAAGGCGTGTAGGTCTCAGTCAGAAAACAGCCTGCAAAGAGTTCCAGATCGCAAGTACAATACAGTAGAGAGGGATGGCGGGGGGAGTGGAAGTGGGGGAAGGGGAAGCCGCAGTAGTCAATCCAGGAGCAAGAAACAACAGCAAGGGGGAGGTGGCTGTCGGCGCTGGCAGTCCACACTGGAGCTCAGCCAGGACGAGGCTGACCAGCCAGCCATGCAGGCACCCATGCAAGGCTCTTCTGCTTCAAACCAAAGGGACCATTGCACAAGGCGCATGCGCAAATCTCGCCCTACACATGCACATAATGCCCACCCACACCAGCACCAGTCCCACCATCAGCACATGGAGTACCAGTTAGAGAGGGAGCAAGTGCCACTGTGTCAGCCTAGTGAGGAATACCCTCACCCACGTCAGGGTGAGTCTGAGTCCAGCATGAGTGAAGCTGACTCTCCAGATTCAAGCTCTTTGTCCAGTGATTCAGATGAGAGTGGTGGTCTGGTTTGGCCCCAACAGCTACCCCCTCAACTTTCCCTCCCATCCCCTTCAGCCCCAACTGGGGCATCTCTGCAGCCCAAGGCTTTTGTCAAGATTAAGGCCTCACATGCCCTGAAGAAGAAGATTCTACGCTTCCGCACTGGTTCACTTAAAGTAATGACCACTGTATAA